From Burkholderia savannae, a single genomic window includes:
- a CDS encoding alpha/beta fold hydrolase, translating to MPIEKQVVALPSGLKVHVERHVFDPAFETAILVNGALATTASFGQTIRYLGERLNAVCFDLPYAGQSRQHNPGEYILTKDDEVEILLHLAERFEPSYLLSVSWGGVASLFALSRGCASVRRAVVASFSPFLNDAMTDYVTRARDHIAAGENLKAAQLLNDTVGRYLPRIMKLYNYRYLTKLPRKEQDQVAFHVDQILSMQPEQYLPEFRNIGCDVKFINGELDEYTTSSDVRRLAAYVRRAEFATIRQAGHFLDLEGRQQQEQVRTAILGFFGEERASAARDEAQGEALAPLGQMPALS from the coding sequence ATGCCTATCGAGAAACAGGTCGTTGCGCTGCCGAGCGGACTGAAGGTCCACGTCGAGCGTCACGTGTTCGATCCGGCCTTCGAGACGGCCATCCTCGTGAACGGCGCGCTGGCGACGACGGCGTCGTTCGGCCAGACGATTCGCTACCTGGGCGAGCGCCTGAACGCGGTGTGCTTCGATTTGCCGTACGCGGGTCAGTCGCGCCAGCACAATCCGGGCGAGTACATTCTGACGAAGGACGACGAGGTCGAGATTCTGCTGCACCTGGCCGAGCGGTTCGAGCCGAGCTACCTGCTGTCGGTGTCGTGGGGCGGGGTGGCGTCGCTGTTCGCGCTGTCGCGGGGCTGCGCGAGCGTGCGGCGTGCGGTGGTCGCGTCGTTCTCGCCGTTCCTGAACGACGCGATGACGGACTACGTGACGCGCGCGCGCGATCACATCGCGGCGGGCGAGAACCTGAAGGCGGCGCAGTTGCTGAACGACACGGTGGGCCGCTACCTGCCGCGGATCATGAAGCTGTACAACTACCGCTACCTGACGAAGCTGCCGCGCAAGGAGCAGGACCAGGTGGCGTTCCACGTCGACCAGATTCTGTCGATGCAGCCGGAGCAGTACCTGCCGGAATTCCGCAACATCGGCTGCGACGTGAAGTTCATCAACGGGGAGCTGGACGAGTACACGACGTCGTCGGACGTGCGTCGGCTGGCGGCGTACGTGCGCCGGGCGGAGTTCGCGACGATCCGGCAGGCGGGACACTTCCTGGACCTCGAGGGGCGTCAGCAGCAGGAGCAGGTTCGCACGGCGATCCTGGGGTTCTTCGGCGAGGAGCGGGCGAGCGCGGCGCGGGACGAGGCGCAGGGCGAGGCGCTCGCGCCGCTGGGGCAGATGCCGGCGCTGTCGTAA